GTGGGACAATATGCGTAGCCACTGGCTGCCGATAAGCCTAGCTCCTGAAGCGTTTCGTGAGTGGGGGCATCGAATGACCAGAGGCTGAAACTGTTGGCTTCAACAACCCCGTAAGTAGGGCGGAACTTCGCAGCGTACTTACTGGAGCCGGCAGGAGCTTTCAACATCCCCGTTCCGGCGAGCCCGGGACTGAAGGCGGAAAGAAGAATGGCAGCAACAGCAGCGACCACCTGTCGGTTGGATAACTATCTCGTCCTCCCGGACACCTCCATGGATGAGCGCATCGCCCGTGCGCGCGCCCAGTTGGGCGAGGAATGCATCCTGCTCGGACATCATTACCAGCGCGACGAAGTCATCCGATTCGCCGATTTCCGCGGCGATTCCTACCGCCTGTGCCAGGCGGCAGCGCAAGCCAGGGGCCGCTACATCGTCTTCTGCGGCGTCACCTTCATGGCGGAGGCGGCCGACATCCTGTGCCGCCCGGGGCAAAAGACCATCCTGCCCGACCTCAACGCCGGCTGTTCCATGGCCGACATGGCGGAGATCGGCCAGGTGGAAGAGGCGTGGCAGCACTTCGCCGCCATGGGCCTGACCGACGAGTGGGGCAGCAAGATCATGCCCATCACTTACATGAATTCGTCGGCGGCGATCAAGGCGTTCTGCGGCGAGCGTGGCGGGTTCGTCTGCACCTCGACCAACGCTGCGGCGGCCTTCGACTACGCCTTCGGTAAGGGCATGGAGAAGATCTTCTTTCTGCCCGACCAGCACCTGGGCCGCAACACCGCTTGGGGGAAAGGGATCCCGCTGAGCGAGATGGTGGTCTGGGATCCGTACATGCTGAACGGTGGTCTGACCGCCGAGCAATTGAAGAAGGCCAGGATCATCCTGTGGAAGGGACACTGCTCGGTG
The window above is part of the Terriglobales bacterium genome. Proteins encoded here:
- the nadA gene encoding quinolinate synthase NadA gives rise to the protein MAATAATTCRLDNYLVLPDTSMDERIARARAQLGEECILLGHHYQRDEVIRFADFRGDSYRLCQAAAQARGRYIVFCGVTFMAEAADILCRPGQKTILPDLNAGCSMADMAEIGQVEEAWQHFAAMGLTDEWGSKIMPITYMNSSAAIKAFCGERGGFVCTSTNAAAAFDYAFGKGMEKIFFLPDQHLGRNTAWGKGIPLSEMVVWDPYMLNGGLTAEQLKKARIILWKGHCSVHQRFLPEHVDKVRAKYPGIQVLCHPECRWEVCRKADGLGSTDKIIRTVEQAPSGSKFAVGTEIHLVNRLAKDNPDKLVVTLDDSGCLCTTMFRISPQHLCWALENLVDGQVVNRIVVDEEMKYWARIALDRMLEIH